In Penicillium oxalicum strain HP7-1 chromosome VII, whole genome shotgun sequence, one DNA window encodes the following:
- a CDS encoding putative secreted protein has protein sequence MRTTFTIALLASVANAAHVINQTTCAGTTHKYTGLAGYGFIPSDATDKYGDTIGGIGSSIAIDQSTWRKLNGEQYSGTVYAIPDRGWNTNGTLNYQGRIHKFDLTLKLAHKASARHPSEPNLRLKYLDTILLTGPDGQPTTGLDADALGAASYPGFPPLPVATYTGDGFGGSGKGGKRIAIDAEGLALAQDGGFWISDEYGPYVYKFSASGRMELAIQPPQAYLPRRNGTVSFSADSPPLYNPSEKPDPEETQSGRNNNQGFEGLTVSPDGKTLYTLIQSSLDQEGGPEKQNREPARMLAYDISSKTPRFIHEWVVMLPRYIDYTSKHASKANKVASQSEIHQLPTGDFLILSRDSGFGHGQDESRSVYRQADIFSVLNNRSVTDFRDQSDYDTATGAIASSNGVLKAGITPAEYCPFLDFNVDSELAKFRLHNGGPQDRYLLNEKWESLAIVPVHPSKEEHHYKQREPQEYFLFSLSDNDFITQNGHMNSGKFSYKDGSGYNIDTQALVFRIKF, from the exons ATGAGGACGACATTCACCATTGCACTCCTGGCTTCGGTCGCAAATGCAGCCCATGTGATAAACCAAACCACTTGCGCGGGTACTACTCATAAATATACTGGCCTGGCGGGTTATGGTTTCATCCCATCCGACGCAACAGACAAATACGGTGATACCATTGGGGGTATTGGCAGTTCAATTGCGATTGACCAGTCGACATGGCGTAAGTTGAACGGTGAGCAATACTCCGGGACAGTTTACGCAATTCCGGATCGTGGCTG GAATACCAATGGTACATTGAACTACCAAGGGCGGATTCACAAATTTGATTTGACCCTCAAATTGGCCCACAAGGCCTCGGCAAGACATCCATCTGAGCCTAATCTCCGGTTGAAATATCTTGACACGATTCTCCTGACCGGTCCGGACGGTCAGCCCACCACAGGCTTGGATGCCGATGCGCTTGGGGCGGCCTCTTACCCCGGGTTTCCGCCTTTGCCAGTGGCAACCTACACTGGCGACGGCTTTGGAGGTTCGGGCAAGGGAGGCAAAAGGATTGCGATAGACGCAGAGGGATTAGCGCTGGCTCAGGACGGCGGCTTCTGGATCTCTGACGAGTATGGTCCGTACGTCTACAAGTTCAGTGCCTCTGGGCGCATGGAGCTCGCAATTCAGCCTCCCCAGGCCTATTTGCCTCGCCGTAACGGTACAGTCAGCTTCAGCGCcgactctcctcctttgtATAATCCCTCTGAGAAACCGGATCCCGAAGAGACCCAGTCTGGGCGAAACAATAACCAGGGCTTCGAGGGTCTCACCGTCTCACCGGATGGAAAGACACTTTACACGTTGATACAAAGCTCGCTTGATCAGGAAGGTGGTCCGGAAAAGCAGAATCGCGAGCCTGCTCGCATGCTGGCGTACGATATCTCCAGCAAAACGCCTCGTTTTATTCATGAATGGGTCGTGATGCTGCCGAGATACATCGACTATACTTCCAAACACGCCAGCAAGGCCAACAAAGTTGCTTCACAGTCAGAGATTCATCAATTGCCCACGGGCGATTTCTTGATCCTTTCACGAGACTCAGGCTTCGGACACGGGCAAGATGAGTCGCGCTCCGTCTACCGTCAGGCAGACATATTTTCCGTACTGAACAACCGTTCAGTCACCGATTTCAGAGATCAAAGTGACTATGACACTGCCACGGGTGCCATTGCTTCATCAAATGGTGTCTTGAAAGCCGGCATCACTCCGGCCGAGTACTGCCCTTTCCTCGATTTCAATGTGGATTCCGAATTGGCCAAATTCCGTCTGCATAATGGTGGACCACAGGATCGCTACTTGTTGAACGAGAAATGGGAAAGCCTGGCAATCGTGCCTGTACATCCATCCAAAGAGGAACATCATTACAAGCAACGCGAGCCGCAGGAATATTTCTTGTTCAGCCTCAGTGACAATGATTTTATCACTCAAAATG GTCATATGAATTCGGGAAAGTTCTCATACAAAGACGGATCCGGATACAACATCGACACACAGGCCTTGGTATTCCGAATAAAGTTCTAG
- a CDS encoding Efflux pump dotC: MADTMKPSTQDKVVVEGTAAVEDVERLDTHASTFEPPPMRPWQRRVLILSLCLSLFLGALDMTIIATALPTIANHLNVTSREYAWIGSSYTLATTASTPVWVKISDIFGRKSSILVAVSIFMVGSLVSALANSSVSLLAGRVVQGLGGGGSIVLVTVIIGDVFALADRPKYYGLTGIAFALASAIGPVLGGAFTDGIGWRWCFYINLPFDGVVLVLLFFTLNVAIEKESLANGIRSIDWTGFLLIIGGTICFLYGLETGSSGLLPWKSATVILLVVFGATILVLFMVWEAKFAKNPLIPFRIFQKRTSVASFVVACFHSFVFISFDFFLPLYYQVVLEFSPLISGITLFALIIPMSISTFFGGFYVRKTGDYRALIFMGTILLTLGTGLFIDLGVSKSWVRIIIFEVVAGVGAGVLFQSPMIALQSHLRQSDIAAAMSAFSFLRNLSTSVSIVIGTVLIQQTLHSDSLTTAIDNSSTAVEDKKLYVHGLRNMWIFYTCMASLTIAATCFIKPKVLKKKESQEEVTDVEASTEK, encoded by the exons ATGGCAGATACAATGAAGCCTTCGACGCAGGACAAAGTTGTCGTGGAAGGGACGGCTGCTGTGGAAGATGTTGAGCGCCTTGACACTCACGCATCCACCTTTGAGCCTCCTCCAATGCGCCCATGGCAGCGACGAGTTTTAATTTTATCGCTCTGCCTGTCTCTTTTCTTAGGTGCGCTTGACATGACCATCATCGCCACTGCACTACCGACCATCGCGAATCATCTCAATGTCACCTCCCGAGAGTACGCTTGGATAGGAAGCAGCTATACCTTGGCAACAACCGCTTCAACGCCAGTCTGGGTCAAGATCTCAGACATCTTTGGGAGAAAGTCTAGTATCCTGGTGGCTGTATCGATCTTCATGGTCGGAAGCCTCGTGAGTGCTTTGGCCAATTCGAGTGTCTCACTCCTTGCTGGGAGAGTCGTGCAGGGACTGGGAGGTGGCGGCTCGATTGTTCTCGTGACGGTCATTATTGGCGATGTATTTGCACTTGCAGATCGACCCAAGTACTATGGTCTCACTGGGATTGCTTTTGCATTGGCAAGTGCCATTGGCCCTGTGCTGGGTGGTGCTTTTACTGACGGGATCggatggagatggtgct TCTATATCAATCTTCCATTCGACGGAGTCGTCTTGGtcctacttttttttacGCTGAATGTGGCCATCGAAAAGGAGTCCCTCGCCAATGGAATACGAAGTATAGATTGGACGGGCTTCCTATTGATCATCGGCGGAACCATCTGTTTCTTATACGGACTCGAGACGGGCTCGAGTGGGCTATTACCATGGAAATCTGCGACGGTTATTCTGCTTGTCGTTTTTGGCGCGACCATCCTGGTGCTTTTCATGGTTTGGGAGGCCAAATTCGCCAAGAACCCTCTCATCCCATTTCGCATTTTCCAAAAGCGAACTTCTGTGGCCTCATTTGTGGTCGCTTGTTTCCACTCCTTCGTCTTCATATCTTTCGACTTCTTCCTGCCCTTATATTACCAGGTGGTCCTTGAATTCAGTCCCTTGATATCCGGTATCACCCTCTTTGCCCTGATCATCCCGATGTCGATATCAACCTTCTTTGGTGGCTTCTATGTCCGGAAAACTGGCGACTATCGGGCCTTAATATTCATGGGAACTATTCTTTTGACGCTGGGTACGGGCCTCTTTATTGATTTGGGGGTGAGTAAATCGTGGGtccgcatcatcatctttgaagttGTGGCGGGCGTTGGAGCTGGAGTCTTGTTCCAAAGCCCCATGATTGCATTGCAGAGTCACCTTCGTCAGTCAGATATTGCAGCAGCAATGTCGGCGTTCTCATTCCTGCGGAATCTATCTACTTCTGTTTCAATCGTGATTGGAACTGTTCTGATCCAACAGACCCTCCACTCCGACAGCCTGACCACGGCGATTGACAACAGTAGTACGGCCGTCGAGGACAAAAAACTATACGTGCATGGTCTGCGTAACATGTGGATCTTCTACACATGCATGGCATCTCTCACCATCGCCGCCACATGCTTCATCAAGCCGAAggtgctgaagaagaaggagtCTCAGGAGGAAGTCACAGATGTCGAGGCGAGCACGGAAAAATGA
- a CDS encoding Farnesyl pyrophosphate synthase translates to MAERDTLQAVLPSVLTDLENEFIRNGVPDALSAQFLSCVKYNVQGGKLNRGCIVLSTGRLMSSQPLSPRKTRHLSILGWLTEFFQAAYLIWDDIMDASEYRRGQPCWYRRDGVGLSAVNDACLIKSSIRALLRHYFLDHPCYSQLEALFHEAAFRTELGQLADMTTSDQCHLADMTMERYTFIAENKTAFYSFCLPVMLALYYLQLADPKTVEIVQRVLLRMGWYFQVQDDYLDVFGDPNTTGKVGTDIRDNKCSWVAIKAFELCNSEQKALLSLCYGRPSVQAEDRAKQLFCEVDIENCFRRVEIAEERDLEAQIDQIGGEHEDLKVALRSTLKKISRRDK, encoded by the exons ATGGCGGAGAGAGACACCCTACAGGCTGTCCTACCGTCTGTCCTGACAGATTTAGAGAATGAGTTCATTCGTAATGGCGTTCCTGATGCACTTTCAGCTCAATTCCTCAGT TGTGTGAAGTACAACGTCCAAGGCGGAAAACTCAACCGCGGTTGCATTGTCCTGAGCACTGGTCGGCTCATGTCATCTCAACCTCTGAGCCCACGAAAGACTCGGCATCTCAGCATCCTGGGCTGGCTCACCGAGTTCTTTCAGGCTGCATACCTGATTTGGGACGACATAATGGACGCCTCAGAGTACCGTCGCGGTCAACCTTGCTGGTATCGCCGAGATGGGGTTGGGCTCAGTGCCGTGAACGATGCGTGCttgatcaaatcatcaaTTAGGGCACTCCTACGGCATTACTTCCTCGATCATCCGTGCTATAGCCAGTTAGAGGCGCTTTTCCATGAAGCCGCATTTCGGACAGAGCTCGGTCAGCTTGCCGACATGACGACCAGCGACCAATGTCACCTCGCTGATATGACCATGGAGCGCTACACATTTATCGCAGAGAACAAAACTGCATTCTACAGTTTCTGTCTTCCCGTGATGCTGGCCCTGTATTATCTTCAACTTGCGGATCCGAAGACCGTGGAGATTGTGCAAAGGGTTCTTCTTCGAATGGGATGGTATTTTCAAGTCCAGGATGATTATCTTGACGTGTTCGGGGATCCGAACACTACTGGCAAGGTTGGGACAGACATACGGGATAACAAGTGCTCATGGGTCGCTATCAAGGCTTTTGAGCTTTGCAATTCTGAACAGAAGGCCTTGCTCAGTCTCTGCTACGGAAGACCCAGCGTTCAAGCAGAGGACCGGGCGAAACAGCTCTTTTGCGAGGTCGATATTGAGAATTGCTTTCGGAGGGTGGAAATTGCCGAGGAACGTGATCTTGAGGCACAGATTGATCAAATTGGAGGTGAGCATGAAGACCTCAAAGTCGCCCTCCGGTCAACTCTCAAGAAAATATCGCGGCGAGATAAATAG